The DNA sequence GAGTAGCTATAAGAACATCAAAATTCATTATACCTTTTTGTATATCTTCGACCAAATCATCTGCACCAATAATATCAGCACCAGCTGCCTTTGCCTCATCAGCTTTAGCATCTTTAGCAATAACAGCAACTCTTACAGTTTTACCTGTACCAGCCGGCAAAACAACTGAACCACGAACCATTTGATCAGCATGTCTTGGATCAACATTTAATTTTAATGCAATCTCAACTGTTTCATTAAATTTAGCAGAAGCTAGAGTTTTGACCGTATCAATAGCCTCACTAAGGTTATAAATTTTATCTTGCTCTACTTTTTTGAGCAATTCTTGAAATCTCTTGCTAGTTTTTCCCATAAATTTCTCCGCATATATATTGCTTCCGTCTTTTGCTAATCAACCTGACGGTAAAGGCTTTAGTCTACTACTTCGACACCCATTGAGCGAGCTGAGCCAGCAATAATTTTGGCTGCTTGCTCTTTATCATTTGTATTCAAATCAACAAGTTTTTTCTCAACTATTTCTAGAACTTGAGCTTTTGTTAATTTACCTACTTTATTTTTTAAAGGATTATCAGTTCCTTTTGTTATACCTGCAGCCTTTTTAATAAGATCTGTAGCAGGAGGCTGTTTTGTGATAAATGTAAAACTCTTATCAGCATAAACAGTTATAACAACTGGAATATTAAACCCAACCATGTCTTTTGTTCTTTCATTAAAGGCTTTACAAAATTCCATAATATTAACACCTTTTTGTCCAAGAGCTGGACCAACTGGTGGACTAGGATTTGCTTTTGTTGCAGCAATTTGTAATTTTATTTCACCTATAACTTTTTTAGCCATTTCTTGCTCCTTAAATTATCTTCTCAACTTGTGAATACAAAATATCAACAGGGGTACTTCTACCAAAAATAGAAACATTAAGTCTAAGTTTTCCATGTATCATGTCATATTCTTCCACAATACCTGTAAAGTTAGCAAAAGGACCTTCTGTTATACGAACACTCTCGCCATCCTCGAAGAATATCTTAGGTTTTGGTGCAGCTCTTTTTTGAACTTTTTCCAAAATAGTATTGATATCTTTTTCAGATAATGGCGTAGGTTTTTTGGCCTCACCAATAAAACGTCCAACTTTTGGTAAAGATTGAATCCTATGCCAAAGAGCCGTATCAAGATCTAAGCACGCAAAAGCATAGCCTGGATAAAGAGTTCTTTCGTTGATTTTTTGCTTACCATTTTTTATTTCTATTACGTCTTCTGTAGGAACTATAATTTCTTTTAGTTGATCTTCTATTCCATGATCTTTTACTAAATTTTCAATTCCTCTCTTTACTGCCATTTCGCTTCCAGCGTAAGTCTGTATAGCATACCATTTATG is a window from the Campylobacter concisus genome containing:
- the rplA gene encoding 50S ribosomal protein L1, whose product is MGKTSKRFQELLKKVEQDKIYNLSEAIDTVKTLASAKFNETVEIALKLNVDPRHADQMVRGSVVLPAGTGKTVRVAVIAKDAKADEAKAAGADIIGADDLVEDIQKGIMNFDVLIATPNLMGLVGKVGRILGPKGLMPNPKTGTVTMDVAQAVNNAKSGQVNFRVDKQGNIHAGLGKVNFTKEQLNENISIFIKAINKHKPATAKGRYVKNASLSLTMSPSIALDTQEVMDLK
- the rplK gene encoding 50S ribosomal protein L11 encodes the protein MAKKVIGEIKLQIAATKANPSPPVGPALGQKGVNIMEFCKAFNERTKDMVGFNIPVVITVYADKSFTFITKQPPATDLIKKAAGITKGTDNPLKNKVGKLTKAQVLEIVEKKLVDLNTNDKEQAAKIIAGSARSMGVEVVD
- the nusG gene encoding transcription termination/antitermination protein NusG; translation: MSHKWYAIQTYAGSEMAVKRGIENLVKDHGIEDQLKEIIVPTEDVIEIKNGKQKINERTLYPGYAFACLDLDTALWHRIQSLPKVGRFIGEAKKPTPLSEKDINTILEKVQKRAAPKPKIFFEDGESVRITEGPFANFTGIVEEYDMIHGKLRLNVSIFGRSTPVDILYSQVEKII